From a single Pseudalkalibacillus hwajinpoensis genomic region:
- a CDS encoding DUF421 domain-containing protein yields the protein MDITEVLVRITITFIVLFILARVMGRKEISQMTYFNWVSAVAIGSLAANIAFNKNITLSIGIIALVGWTIFTLILGMIDIKFKSARKVTTGEPIIVIREGKIMEHALRKTRLDIDALRSLIREKNVFQLSDVNYAIFETNGKISVMKKDPVQTVTKHDMNTLISPKPFPIPTEVVSEGIVNMKNLKMLNRDKEWLDQQLAQEGVQDVSSVLYAEIQQDGTLYVDQKKDSSM from the coding sequence ATGGACATAACTGAAGTACTTGTTAGAATCACAATCACTTTTATAGTGCTATTTATTCTTGCCAGAGTTATGGGGAGAAAAGAAATTAGTCAGATGACCTATTTTAACTGGGTCTCCGCAGTAGCGATAGGTTCTTTAGCTGCAAATATTGCTTTTAATAAAAACATAACTCTTTCTATTGGTATAATTGCACTGGTTGGATGGACGATTTTTACGCTTATACTTGGTATGATTGATATCAAGTTTAAAAGCGCTCGTAAAGTTACGACTGGAGAACCAATCATTGTGATAAGAGAAGGGAAGATCATGGAACATGCTCTTCGGAAAACTCGTTTGGATATTGATGCATTAAGATCTCTAATTAGAGAAAAGAATGTCTTCCAGCTTTCAGATGTTAATTATGCTATTTTTGAAACGAATGGAAAAATTTCTGTTATGAAAAAGGATCCGGTACAGACGGTGACAAAGCATGATATGAATACATTAATTAGCCCGAAACCATTCCCCATACCCACTGAAGTGGTATCAGAAGGTATCGTTAATATGAAAAATTTAAAGATGTTGAATCGGGATAAAGAATGGTTGGATCAGCAACTCGCACAAGAGGGGGTACAGGATGTTTCAAGCGTTTTATATGCTGAAATTCAACAGGATGGTACCCTTTATGTTGATCAGAAGAAAGATAGTTCAATGTAG
- a CDS encoding DUF1801 domain-containing protein yields MYDLKTKETDNSVIEFIEKVAHPKKQEDAYRLLDIFTETTGYEAKMWGPSIIGFGSYHYKYESGHEGDAPFVGFSPRKAKISLYLAQGDPEREEMLEQLGKHMTGKACVYINKVADIDVGVLKTLITKSIAYFNETYSDQ; encoded by the coding sequence ATGTATGACCTGAAAACAAAGGAAACGGATAACAGTGTCATTGAGTTTATTGAAAAGGTCGCTCATCCAAAAAAGCAAGAAGATGCTTATCGATTGCTAGATATTTTTACTGAAACAACAGGGTATGAGGCGAAAATGTGGGGTCCGAGCATCATCGGCTTTGGATCTTATCATTACAAATATGAATCAGGACATGAAGGTGATGCACCGTTTGTGGGCTTTTCGCCGAGAAAAGCGAAGATTAGTTTGTACTTAGCCCAGGGAGATCCAGAGCGGGAGGAAATGCTCGAGCAGCTTGGAAAGCATATGACAGGGAAGGCCTGTGTGTACATTAATAAAGTTGCGGATATCGATGTAGGCGTACTAAAAACATTGATAACTAAATCAATTGCTTACTTTAATGAAACATACTCCGATCAATGA
- a CDS encoding site-2 protease family protein, with amino-acid sequence MFTLNDIPMFFVNFFIILPIVTLVHEAGHVLIARLFGGKIKFCIGSGRTLFHIGSLEIKRLYFMEGWCQYRELKYNKTWAHVAIYLGGSLFNLIVILLINYLVASKAIPVTLFFYQFTYFSVYFIFFSLLPFRNDDGRPSDGMAVFDVLRYGKSVDPID; translated from the coding sequence ATGTTTACCTTAAATGATATACCAATGTTTTTCGTGAACTTTTTCATTATTTTACCGATTGTGACACTTGTCCATGAGGCAGGTCATGTCCTAATCGCAAGACTATTTGGCGGAAAAATTAAATTTTGTATCGGCTCTGGCCGGACACTGTTTCATATAGGATCACTTGAAATCAAACGATTGTATTTTATGGAGGGATGGTGCCAGTACAGAGAACTGAAATACAATAAAACCTGGGCTCACGTGGCTATCTATTTAGGTGGCAGTTTGTTTAACCTTATCGTTATTTTGCTGATTAACTATTTAGTTGCATCAAAGGCTATTCCCGTTACGCTGTTCTTCTATCAATTTACGTATTTCTCTGTTTACTTTATCTTCTTCTCACTTCTGCCATTTCGAAACGACGACGGTAGACCGAGTGATGGAATGGCCGTCTTTGATGTCCTACGCTACGGAAAATCAGTCGATCCAATTGATTAA
- a CDS encoding threonine synthase — protein MTFSMISHLSCPKCKETYSPKTIQQLCVCGSPLLVDYDLEAVKKSLTKEDLQDRDQSLWRYHELLPVQDENDIVSFEEGMTPLLPMPALGKVFDIPHLYIKDEGMVPTGSFKARGASVGISKAKELGVQHLAMPTNGNAGAAWSLYAAKAGITAHIVMPEDAPEITRKEVSISGAHLYLVNGLISDAGKIVADVVKQQGFYDASTLKEPYRIEGKKTMGYEIAEQSQWELPDVILYPTGGGVGLIGIYKVLRELQQLGWIEGQRLPRLVAVQSEGCAPIVKAFEEGKMESDFWENSQTHAFGINVPKAIGDFLVLDAIYQTEGCAIAVSEDDIRSTQKDVARIEGQFVCPEGASTFAAARYLRETNWIKADERVICLNTGQGIKYPDAFDVHAPVLEPNERISFSSNI, from the coding sequence ATGACATTCAGTATGATATCTCATTTATCCTGTCCGAAATGCAAGGAAACCTACTCTCCCAAAACGATTCAGCAGTTATGCGTATGTGGCTCACCTTTGCTTGTAGACTATGATCTTGAAGCAGTAAAGAAAAGTCTCACAAAAGAAGATTTACAGGATCGCGATCAGTCTCTCTGGCGCTATCATGAATTGCTGCCAGTACAGGATGAAAATGATATTGTGAGTTTTGAAGAAGGAATGACGCCATTACTACCAATGCCAGCACTTGGAAAAGTTTTTGACATTCCTCATTTATACATAAAAGATGAAGGCATGGTGCCAACGGGCTCCTTTAAAGCAAGAGGGGCTTCAGTAGGCATTTCAAAAGCTAAAGAACTTGGTGTTCAGCATCTCGCCATGCCGACAAACGGAAATGCTGGCGCTGCCTGGTCGCTTTATGCAGCCAAGGCGGGAATCACTGCTCATATTGTGATGCCTGAAGACGCACCTGAGATTACGAGAAAAGAAGTAAGCATTTCTGGGGCTCATCTGTACCTTGTAAATGGCTTAATCAGTGATGCTGGCAAAATTGTCGCTGATGTTGTGAAGCAGCAGGGCTTTTATGATGCATCAACTCTTAAAGAGCCTTATCGAATTGAGGGGAAGAAAACGATGGGGTATGAAATTGCTGAGCAGTCCCAATGGGAGCTACCTGATGTGATCCTTTATCCAACCGGCGGGGGTGTTGGATTAATCGGCATATATAAAGTGCTAAGGGAGCTTCAGCAGCTTGGATGGATTGAAGGTCAGAGGCTGCCGCGCCTTGTAGCGGTTCAGTCTGAAGGCTGTGCGCCGATTGTTAAAGCATTCGAGGAAGGGAAGATGGAATCAGATTTCTGGGAAAACTCTCAAACCCATGCATTCGGCATTAATGTGCCCAAAGCGATTGGAGACTTTCTAGTGCTCGATGCTATCTATCAAACGGAAGGATGTGCAATTGCCGTTTCAGAAGATGACATTCGAAGTACTCAGAAGGACGTAGCTAGAATAGAAGGGCAGTTTGTTTGTCCTGAAGGAGCAAGTACATTTGCGGCCGCAAGGTATTTAAGAGAAACGAATTGGATTAAAGCGGATGAGAGGGTTATATGTTTAAATACCGGCCAGGGGATCAAATATCCGGATGCTTTTGATGTACACGCTCCTGTGTTAGAACCGAATGAACGAATTTCCTTCTCATCTAATATCTAA
- the cysI gene encoding assimilatory sulfite reductase (NADPH) hemoprotein subunit has translation MTKKTLQENLSGMEKIKDESNYLRGSLVESFADPITASIPDADTKLLKFHGSYMQDDRDIRQERKQQKLEPAYQFMVRVRLPGGVSTPEQWLVMDDLSDNYGNGTLKLTTRQTFQLHGVLKWNMKKSIQAMDRVLMDSIAACGDVNRNVMCNANPYQSDIHAEVYGLARKLSDDLLPRTKAYHEIWLDEEKVLDRKEEEIEPMYGPHYLPRKFKIGVAVPPSNDVDIFSQDLGFIAIIEEGKLQGFNVAVGGGMGMTHGDTNTYPQLSRVIGFCAPDQIVEVAEKIITIQRDYGNRSERKNARFKYTIDSRGLDWVKSELNTRLGWDLAEERTYHFDHNGDRYGWVKGDGKWHLTLFIQNGRIVDTEDYKLKTGLREIAKAHNGDFRLTPNQNLIIANVTEEKRSEIEDLVEQYGLTDGKKNSALRQNSMACVAFPTCGLAMAEAERYLPSLIDKIEVIVDEAGIRDEEIVIRMSGCPNSCSRPTLGEIAFIGKGPGKYNMYLGAGFVGDRLSKLYRENIGEEEILQSLKPILFNYAKEKEEKEHFGDYVIRAGYVKEVRSGLDFHS, from the coding sequence ATGACGAAAAAGACGTTGCAGGAAAACCTGAGCGGGATGGAAAAGATTAAAGACGAAAGCAATTACTTGCGAGGGTCACTTGTCGAAAGCTTTGCTGATCCGATTACTGCATCGATTCCAGATGCGGATACAAAGCTATTAAAATTTCATGGCAGTTATATGCAGGACGATCGAGATATCCGCCAAGAACGTAAACAACAAAAGCTAGAACCTGCCTATCAATTTATGGTCCGTGTTCGATTACCAGGAGGTGTTTCAACCCCTGAGCAGTGGCTAGTAATGGATGACCTTTCTGATAACTATGGCAATGGAACGTTGAAATTAACAACGCGCCAAACTTTCCAATTGCACGGTGTTTTGAAATGGAACATGAAGAAAAGCATCCAGGCGATGGATCGCGTGCTGATGGATTCGATCGCTGCGTGTGGTGATGTGAATCGAAATGTCATGTGTAATGCGAATCCGTACCAGTCAGACATTCATGCTGAGGTCTATGGTCTTGCACGAAAATTAAGCGATGACCTTCTGCCAAGAACGAAGGCGTATCATGAAATCTGGCTTGATGAGGAGAAGGTGCTTGATCGAAAGGAAGAAGAAATTGAACCAATGTACGGCCCGCACTATTTGCCAAGGAAGTTTAAAATTGGTGTAGCCGTACCACCTTCGAACGATGTCGATATCTTCTCCCAGGATCTTGGCTTTATCGCCATTATTGAGGAAGGCAAGCTTCAGGGCTTTAATGTCGCCGTTGGTGGTGGTATGGGCATGACGCACGGAGACACGAACACGTATCCACAGCTTTCAAGGGTCATCGGTTTTTGCGCTCCTGACCAGATTGTTGAAGTAGCTGAGAAAATCATTACGATTCAGCGTGATTACGGAAATCGATCTGAACGGAAGAACGCCCGATTTAAGTACACGATTGATAGTAGAGGACTCGACTGGGTTAAAAGTGAACTTAACACGAGACTTGGATGGGACTTAGCTGAAGAACGCACATACCATTTCGATCATAACGGCGACCGCTATGGCTGGGTGAAGGGTGATGGGAAATGGCATTTAACGCTCTTTATTCAAAATGGCCGCATTGTTGATACGGAAGATTATAAGCTTAAGACAGGGCTAAGAGAAATCGCGAAGGCACATAATGGGGATTTCCGTCTGACCCCGAACCAGAATTTAATCATTGCGAACGTAACCGAAGAAAAAAGATCTGAAATCGAGGATCTTGTTGAACAATACGGTTTGACGGATGGAAAGAAAAATTCCGCATTGCGTCAAAATTCGATGGCATGTGTGGCCTTCCCAACCTGTGGCCTTGCGATGGCGGAAGCAGAACGGTACCTTCCATCATTGATTGATAAAATTGAAGTGATCGTTGACGAGGCGGGAATCCGGGATGAGGAAATTGTAATTCGAATGTCCGGGTGTCCGAATAGCTGCTCACGTCCTACCCTTGGGGAAATTGCGTTTATTGGGAAGGGACCTGGTAAATACAACATGTATCTCGGCGCCGGTTTCGTTGGAGACCGTTTGAGTAAGCTGTACCGCGAAAATATCGGAGAGGAAGAAATTTTACAATCACTGAAACCGATTCTATTTAATTATGCGAAGGAAAAAGAAGAGAAAGAGCACTTTGGTGATTATGTGATTCGAGCGGGATATGTGAAAGAAGTTCGCTCGGGACTTGATTTTCATAGTTAA
- a CDS encoding assimilatory sulfite reductase (NADPH) flavoprotein subunit, which translates to MQFQVMNSPFTHEQTELLNRLLPTLTETQKIWLSGYLSVPSVPGATEAAATLEPTVQDYPVPNLENHNQGGTKTREITILYGSHTGNGEGLAEEFFKRLEQDYTVTLSSLDDFKPKALKKVQDLLLISSTHGDGDPPDNALSFYDFLYSDRAPEITDIRFSVLSLGDSSYEFFCQTGKDFDQRLEELGGTRIYPRVDCDLDFEEPAEEWFEGVLAVLNDAPEVSSSSAGESEPSQARATYSRKNPFKAEIIANINLNGRGSNKETRHLELDLEGSGLDYEPGDSLGIYPENDTVLVDHLIEEMDWDPNEQVPINKEGDLTSLREALVKTYEITSLTKPLLEKIALLTPNDALNKVLEAGGEELKTYLYGRDLIDLVRDFGPWPVSAKEFITVLRKIPVRLYSIASSSRANEDEVHLTIGALRYDAHGRDRTGVCSGQCAERSQPGDTLPVFVQRNQNFRLPENPDTPVIMIGAGTGVAPYRAFLQEREEAGARGETWLFFGEQHFVTDFLYQIEWQKWLKDGVLSRMDVAFSRDTNEKVYVQHRMLGRSKELYNWLNAGAHVYVCGDEKYMAKDVHAALVTILQEEGDYSEAEAEAYLADLRNEKRYQRDVY; encoded by the coding sequence TTGCAGTTCCAAGTGATGAACAGCCCGTTTACTCATGAGCAAACGGAGCTATTAAATCGATTATTGCCAACACTTACGGAAACTCAAAAAATCTGGTTGAGCGGGTATCTTTCTGTTCCTTCTGTTCCTGGTGCAACAGAAGCAGCAGCAACGCTTGAGCCAACTGTTCAAGATTATCCTGTTCCAAATCTAGAAAACCATAATCAGGGTGGGACTAAGACGCGCGAGATCACGATTCTCTACGGATCGCATACGGGAAACGGTGAGGGACTCGCTGAAGAATTCTTTAAGAGACTCGAACAAGACTATACGGTTACCCTTTCATCACTGGATGATTTCAAGCCGAAAGCTCTTAAGAAAGTGCAGGATTTATTGCTTATTTCAAGTACACATGGTGATGGTGATCCGCCGGATAATGCGCTCAGCTTCTATGATTTTCTTTATAGCGATCGAGCGCCAGAAATAACGGATATACGCTTTTCTGTACTTTCTCTTGGAGATAGCTCCTATGAGTTTTTCTGCCAGACCGGGAAAGATTTCGATCAACGATTGGAAGAATTAGGTGGGACGCGGATTTATCCTCGCGTTGACTGCGATCTTGATTTTGAAGAGCCTGCGGAAGAATGGTTTGAAGGGGTTCTAGCTGTTTTAAATGATGCGCCTGAAGTAAGTTCATCCTCAGCAGGGGAATCAGAACCATCTCAAGCTCGAGCAACATACTCCAGAAAGAATCCGTTTAAGGCTGAAATTATTGCGAATATCAACCTTAATGGAAGGGGATCGAACAAGGAGACGCGCCACCTTGAGCTAGACCTTGAAGGCTCAGGTCTTGATTATGAACCAGGGGATAGTCTGGGGATTTATCCTGAAAATGATACAGTCCTTGTCGATCATTTAATTGAAGAAATGGATTGGGATCCTAATGAACAGGTGCCAATCAATAAGGAAGGTGACCTTACATCCCTTCGTGAGGCGCTTGTGAAGACCTATGAGATTACAAGTCTCACAAAGCCTTTGCTTGAAAAAATCGCATTACTCACCCCAAATGATGCGCTTAATAAGGTGCTGGAGGCTGGAGGGGAAGAGCTTAAAACATACCTTTATGGACGGGACCTAATTGATTTAGTACGCGATTTTGGGCCGTGGCCCGTTTCAGCAAAAGAATTCATAACCGTGTTGCGAAAAATACCGGTGCGGCTATATTCGATCGCGAGCAGCTCAAGAGCTAATGAGGATGAAGTCCATCTAACAATCGGGGCGCTCAGATACGATGCTCACGGACGTGATCGCACTGGCGTATGCTCTGGTCAATGTGCGGAGCGTTCACAGCCGGGTGATACACTACCAGTGTTTGTGCAGCGTAATCAAAATTTCCGGTTGCCTGAAAATCCAGACACACCGGTGATAATGATCGGGGCTGGCACTGGCGTAGCGCCTTATCGCGCATTCTTGCAGGAGCGGGAGGAAGCGGGCGCACGAGGAGAAACGTGGTTGTTCTTCGGTGAACAGCACTTTGTCACAGACTTTCTTTATCAAATTGAGTGGCAAAAATGGTTAAAAGATGGTGTCCTTTCAAGAATGGATGTGGCTTTTTCTCGTGATACCAATGAAAAGGTATATGTACAACATCGGATGCTAGGGAGAAGCAAGGAGCTATATAACTGGCTAAACGCTGGAGCGCATGTATATGTATGCGGTGACGAGAAGTATATGGCGAAGGACGTTCATGCGGCCCTTGTAACAATCCTTCAGGAAGAGGGAGACTACAGTGAAGCGGAAGCGGAGGCTTACCTTGCTGATTTACGAAACGAAAAACGCTACCAGCGTGATGTGTATTGA
- a CDS encoding glycoside hydrolase family 13 protein: MEKTWWKESVVYQIYPRSFNDSNGDGVGDIKGITEKLDYLKELGIDVIWLSPVYQSPNDDNGYDISDYRAIMEEFGTMEDWEEMLHEVHQRGMKLIMDLVVNHSSDEHNWFEESRKSKDNPFRDYYIWKPGKDGKEPNNWESAFSGSVWDYDEKTDEYYLHLFSKKQPDLNWENPTLRQEVYDMMQWWLDKGIDGFRMDVINFISKVPGLPDAPNPNGKRYVSGGDYFMNGPRIHEYLKEMNEKVLSHYDVMTVGEMPGLDVADAQNYTADDRNELNMVFQFEHVDLDSGDGKWDVQPLKLNDLKETFTKWQKGLEEAGWNSLYLNNHDQPRMVSRFGDDTTYRVESAKMLATFLHTLQGTPYVYQGEELGMTNVHFDSIEEYKDIETLNMYHEKVDQDKEDPAKVMQAIYKKGRDNARTPMQWDNTSHAGFTTGNPWIKVNPNYKEVNAKLAVTNPDSIYHYYKELIKLRKENPILVYGQYDLILEDHDEIYAYTRRYEGETILVILNFSDQKSEFALPEELKHRSKSLWISNYDVNEDESIGRFALHPFEARVYKLEF; the protein is encoded by the coding sequence ATGGAGAAAACATGGTGGAAAGAAAGTGTCGTATATCAAATTTACCCGAGAAGTTTCAATGATAGCAATGGTGATGGGGTTGGCGATATTAAAGGCATTACTGAGAAACTGGACTACTTGAAGGAACTTGGTATAGATGTGATCTGGCTGTCTCCCGTCTATCAATCTCCTAATGATGACAATGGTTATGATATTAGTGACTACCGTGCCATTATGGAAGAGTTTGGCACGATGGAAGATTGGGAGGAAATGCTGCATGAGGTTCATCAGCGTGGTATGAAGTTGATTATGGACCTCGTGGTAAACCATTCTTCTGATGAGCACAACTGGTTTGAAGAAAGCCGGAAGTCGAAAGACAATCCATTCAGAGATTATTATATCTGGAAACCTGGTAAGGACGGCAAAGAACCGAATAACTGGGAGTCGGCTTTTAGTGGTTCTGTTTGGGACTATGATGAAAAAACTGATGAATACTATCTCCATTTATTCAGTAAAAAGCAGCCTGACCTTAACTGGGAGAATCCCACTTTAAGACAGGAAGTCTATGACATGATGCAGTGGTGGCTTGATAAGGGAATTGACGGTTTCAGAATGGACGTTATTAACTTTATTTCTAAAGTACCAGGGCTTCCGGATGCACCAAATCCGAATGGTAAACGCTATGTTTCTGGTGGAGATTATTTCATGAATGGTCCACGGATCCATGAGTATTTGAAGGAAATGAACGAAAAGGTTCTCTCTCATTATGATGTGATGACAGTGGGTGAAATGCCAGGTTTAGACGTAGCTGATGCGCAGAATTATACAGCTGATGATCGTAATGAACTGAATATGGTTTTCCAATTTGAGCACGTTGATCTTGATTCAGGTGATGGGAAATGGGATGTTCAGCCTCTAAAGCTAAACGATCTAAAGGAGACGTTCACGAAATGGCAGAAAGGGTTGGAAGAAGCAGGATGGAACAGCCTGTACTTGAACAACCATGATCAGCCACGGATGGTATCAAGATTTGGAGATGATACAACCTACCGTGTGGAGTCAGCGAAAATGCTCGCCACCTTCCTTCATACGCTGCAGGGAACGCCTTACGTCTATCAAGGTGAAGAGCTTGGTATGACAAATGTTCATTTTGATTCCATTGAGGAGTATAAGGACATTGAGACGTTAAATATGTATCATGAAAAGGTTGACCAGGATAAAGAAGATCCGGCAAAAGTCATGCAGGCGATATACAAGAAAGGGCGAGACAATGCTAGAACGCCAATGCAGTGGGATAACACGAGTCATGCTGGATTTACAACAGGTAACCCGTGGATAAAAGTGAATCCAAATTACAAAGAAGTGAATGCAAAATTAGCAGTAACTAATCCTGATTCTATCTACCATTACTATAAAGAATTGATTAAACTTCGAAAAGAAAATCCAATTCTTGTCTACGGTCAGTATGATCTTATTCTAGAAGACCATGACGAAATTTATGCTTATACGAGAAGGTATGAAGGTGAAACAATACTCGTTATTCTTAATTTCTCGGATCAGAAGTCTGAATTTGCTCTTCCTGAAGAGTTAAAGCATCGCAGTAAATCATTATGGATCAGTAACTACGATGTGAACGAGGATGAGTCAATTGGACGATTTGCGCTGCACCCTTTTGAGGCACGGGTATACAAGTTGGAATTCTAA
- a CDS encoding carbohydrate ABC transporter permease: MGKKSNWFITTLLILGSLLILFPLYLTVTIALKTPQELADSFLALPKEWRFENFTEAIQLTNFFNALGNSAFITLFVVVLTLLTNSMVAYAIARNMHKKFYKFLFYYFVSAMFVPFPIIMLPIVKQTSSWGIDNLVGLIMLYVVYGLAFNVFIYVGYIKSIPKELEEAAIMDGASTWGVFWKVIFPLLAPMNATVGILTTLWAWNDFMLPLVILSDQELATLPLVQYIFQSQFSTDYNLAFASYLMALAPMILVYIFAQKWIISGVTKGAIK; this comes from the coding sequence ATGGGAAAGAAATCGAATTGGTTTATAACAACCTTATTAATTCTTGGTTCACTGCTCATTCTCTTTCCATTGTATCTCACGGTTACGATCGCGCTAAAAACCCCTCAGGAACTAGCCGATTCATTTCTAGCTCTACCTAAAGAATGGCGATTTGAAAATTTCACAGAAGCAATCCAACTAACAAATTTCTTCAATGCTCTTGGAAACAGCGCATTCATTACGTTATTTGTTGTTGTTTTAACGTTGCTCACAAATTCGATGGTCGCTTATGCTATTGCACGAAATATGCATAAAAAGTTTTATAAGTTTCTTTTCTACTATTTCGTGAGTGCGATGTTTGTTCCTTTTCCTATAATCATGTTACCAATTGTGAAACAAACAAGTTCATGGGGAATTGATAATCTAGTTGGATTGATTATGCTATATGTCGTGTATGGACTTGCCTTTAACGTCTTTATCTACGTTGGCTATATCAAATCTATTCCGAAGGAGCTTGAAGAAGCAGCAATAATGGATGGAGCAAGCACATGGGGTGTTTTCTGGAAGGTTATTTTCCCGCTTCTTGCTCCGATGAATGCCACAGTCGGTATTCTGACAACACTATGGGCATGGAATGACTTTATGTTGCCACTCGTAATCTTGAGTGATCAAGAGCTTGCTACGTTACCTTTAGTGCAATATATTTTCCAATCTCAATTTAGTACAGATTACAATTTAGCATTTGCCTCTTATTTGATGGCTCTTGCTCCGATGATACTTGTTTATATCTTTGCCCAGAAATGGATTATTAGCGGTGTAACGAAAGGCGCTATTAAATAG
- a CDS encoding carbohydrate ABC transporter permease, producing MHKRKNAFIIMTVPALLLFFTFHTYPALQGVYYSFTNWRGYGDFDFVGLKNYINVFKDERALHAYLFTFKFAVVSTILVNVISLIVAMGLNAKIKFQKTLRAVYFMPNILSILIVGYIFNFIFAHFIPEIAEGLGINALTRNILGDQDVAWIGVVIVAVWQAVAFNTILYLAGLVTIPEDLYEAASIDGAGPWRKFWSITFPLIATFFTINMVLAMKNFLMVFDHIIALTGGGPGQATESISLLIYRGGFEGGEFAYQSANAVVYFVIIVVISVIQIKVLQRREVEM from the coding sequence ATGCATAAACGGAAAAACGCTTTTATAATCATGACTGTTCCTGCCCTGTTGCTCTTTTTTACTTTCCATACATATCCTGCTCTTCAAGGGGTTTATTATAGCTTTACAAACTGGAGAGGGTATGGGGATTTTGATTTTGTTGGATTAAAAAACTATATTAATGTCTTTAAGGATGAGCGAGCTCTTCATGCCTATCTTTTCACTTTCAAATTCGCGGTCGTTTCAACCATTCTTGTTAATGTCATTAGTCTTATTGTAGCGATGGGGCTAAACGCAAAAATAAAATTTCAAAAGACGCTGAGAGCAGTTTACTTCATGCCAAATATTTTAAGTATCTTGATCGTCGGTTATATATTTAATTTTATCTTCGCACATTTCATTCCTGAAATTGCAGAAGGGCTTGGAATTAATGCGTTGACAAGGAATATTCTTGGAGATCAGGATGTTGCCTGGATCGGAGTTGTCATTGTAGCTGTGTGGCAGGCGGTAGCATTCAATACGATACTTTATCTAGCTGGTCTTGTGACTATACCTGAGGATTTATATGAGGCTGCAAGTATTGATGGTGCTGGACCATGGAGAAAGTTCTGGAGCATAACGTTTCCTCTTATTGCAACGTTCTTCACGATTAACATGGTGCTTGCCATGAAGAACTTCTTGATGGTGTTCGATCACATTATTGCGTTAACCGGTGGGGGGCCTGGACAGGCTACCGAATCGATCTCTCTATTAATCTATCGAGGTGGTTTTGAAGGTGGAGAGTTTGCTTACCAGTCTGCTAATGCGGTTGTTTATTTCGTTATCATTGTAGTCATTTCAGTCATTCAAATTAAGGTCTTACAAAGAAGAGAGGTGGAAATGTAA